The proteins below come from a single Flavobacterium lindanitolerans genomic window:
- a CDS encoding GNAT family N-acetyltransferase: MIIRRGTENDMKAVLALIQELAVFEKEPEAVVVTKEDLIRDGFGSNPLFHTFVAELDGEIIGMALYYYRFSTWKGKTIHLEDLIVTEKSRGTGAGMALYSEIIKEGERENVRRIEWNVLNWNTPAIEFYEKSGAKVLSDWRVVHMDEQGIDDFLKGQKSKVESRTSKV, from the coding sequence ATGATAATCAGAAGAGGAACTGAAAACGATATGAAAGCCGTTTTAGCCCTGATTCAGGAACTCGCAGTTTTTGAAAAAGAGCCGGAAGCTGTGGTAGTGACAAAAGAAGATTTAATCCGGGATGGTTTTGGGAGCAATCCGCTGTTCCATACTTTTGTAGCAGAACTGGACGGTGAAATTATAGGCATGGCGTTGTACTATTACCGATTTTCTACATGGAAAGGAAAGACTATCCATCTCGAAGATTTGATTGTTACTGAAAAAAGCAGAGGTACAGGAGCCGGAATGGCACTGTATTCTGAAATTATAAAAGAAGGAGAAAGAGAAAATGTACGCCGCATCGAATGGAATGTCCTGAACTGGAATACGCCCGCTATCGAATTTTATGAGAAATCCGGAGCAAAAGTCTTATCAGACTGGCGCGTTGTCCATATGGATGAACAAGGAATTGATGATTTTTTAAAAGGTCAAAAGTCTAAGGTTGAAAGTCGAACGTCAAAAGTTTAA
- a CDS encoding aldo/keto reductase, whose translation MEYRKLGNSDLELSAITYGAFAIGGTMWGGNEKQDSIKAVHASLDHGVTSLDTAPFYGMGLSEELIGEAIKGKSRDKIQLLTKFGLVWDGSNNGKGDYFFDAESNGKTFPVYKYASKANIVKELEESLKRLGTDYIDLLQIHWPDSTTPIDETMETLNLLIEQGKIRAAGVCNYDLTQLKEAQKTIRLASNQVPFSMLNRAIENEIVPYVLENNIGIIAYSPMERGLLTGKYFKEAKLKADDHRNGYFGQFSAGNVKAFLDKIEPIAQSKNVSLSQLVLRWTTLQQGISVVLAGARNATQAIENAKSVDVSIHPTEMQFINDAISQI comes from the coding sequence ATGGAATATAGAAAACTGGGAAATTCTGATTTGGAGCTTTCAGCCATCACGTATGGTGCCTTTGCAATTGGCGGCACCATGTGGGGAGGCAATGAAAAACAGGATTCCATCAAAGCCGTGCATGCTTCATTAGACCATGGAGTTACTTCATTAGATACCGCTCCATTTTACGGAATGGGACTAAGTGAAGAATTAATAGGCGAAGCTATCAAAGGAAAGAGCCGTGATAAAATACAGCTTCTTACCAAATTCGGATTGGTTTGGGACGGAAGTAACAACGGAAAAGGAGATTATTTTTTTGATGCTGAAAGCAACGGAAAAACCTTTCCGGTATATAAATATGCTTCAAAGGCAAATATTGTTAAAGAGTTGGAAGAAAGCTTAAAACGTTTGGGCACAGATTATATCGACCTGCTCCAAATTCACTGGCCGGATTCAACAACTCCTATTGATGAAACGATGGAAACACTGAATCTTCTTATCGAACAGGGAAAAATTCGTGCCGCCGGTGTCTGCAATTATGACCTCACCCAACTAAAAGAAGCCCAAAAAACAATCCGATTAGCATCAAATCAGGTTCCTTTTAGCATGCTGAATCGCGCTATCGAAAATGAAATCGTTCCATATGTGCTCGAAAACAATATTGGTATTATTGCTTACAGTCCAATGGAAAGAGGTCTGTTGACAGGGAAGTATTTCAAGGAGGCCAAGCTGAAAGCTGACGACCACAGAAATGGCTATTTTGGACAATTTTCTGCCGGTAATGTCAAAGCATTTCTCGACAAAATCGAACCGATTGCTCAAAGCAAAAATGTTTCCTTATCGCAGCTTGTTTTACGCTGGACGACATTGCAACAAGGAATCAGCGTGGTTTTGGCCGGAGCCAGAAACGCAACCCAGGCCATCGAAAATGCAAAATCTGTTGATGTATCCATTCATCCAACAGAGATGCAATTCATTAACGATGCCATCAGTCAGATTTAA
- a CDS encoding putative quinol monooxygenase produces the protein MIYLTAIVKSKPEHNDAVKSLLMNMAVHSKKETACLQYDLHQNSTEPNIFVFHEIWNDEKGLEAHNSQPYIQEFVKASETLLEDNVIIYKTQKIG, from the coding sequence ATGATATATCTGACAGCAATAGTAAAAAGCAAACCGGAACATAATGATGCCGTAAAATCATTACTGATGAACATGGCGGTTCATTCCAAAAAGGAAACAGCCTGTCTTCAATATGACCTGCACCAAAACAGCACAGAGCCTAATATTTTTGTTTTCCATGAAATCTGGAACGATGAAAAAGGACTCGAAGCACACAACAGCCAGCCCTATATTCAGGAGTTTGTCAAAGCATCTGAAACTCTTTTGGAAGACAATGTCATTATATATAAAACACAAAAAATAGGATAA
- a CDS encoding aspartate kinase produces the protein MRVFKFGGASVKDANGIKNVYDVLQQVGYDDVLLVVSAMGKTTNALEVVIKNYFERSAELQSSLQDVKKYHNQILLDLFEDDKNAVFTAINQLFSDLEGFLKSNKSPNYNFVYDQIVSFGEIISTTIISHYFNYRGLKNQWLDVRNFIKTDTTYRDAIVDWEQTQKLISKNVKKKVLNITQGFLGSDENNFTTTLGREGSDYTAAIFAYCLNAESVTIWKDVPGVMNADPRYFENATLLNQISYREAIELAFYGATVIHPKTLQPLQRKEIPLFVKSFLNPSLPGTSVSKGADLEPHLPCFIVKKEQLLISLSSIDFSFIMEENISEIFGLLHQYKMKVSLIQNSAISFSVCIEDKFGNFNDLKNVLSKKFKVSYNENVSLYTIRHFNEKASEMVEKGKQVLLKQVSRETMQIVTKETTN, from the coding sequence ATGAGAGTATTTAAATTTGGAGGTGCTTCAGTAAAAGATGCCAATGGCATTAAAAATGTATACGATGTCTTGCAACAGGTTGGCTATGATGATGTCTTGCTTGTTGTTTCGGCTATGGGAAAAACAACAAATGCTTTGGAAGTCGTCATAAAGAACTACTTTGAAAGGTCGGCCGAGCTGCAATCGTCCCTACAGGATGTCAAGAAATACCACAACCAGATTTTGCTTGATTTGTTTGAAGATGATAAAAATGCCGTATTCACAGCCATCAATCAGCTTTTTTCGGATTTGGAAGGCTTCCTGAAAAGCAACAAATCGCCAAACTATAATTTTGTTTACGACCAGATTGTCAGCTTTGGGGAGATAATTTCGACGACTATCATCAGCCACTATTTCAATTACAGGGGATTGAAAAACCAATGGCTTGATGTGCGTAATTTTATAAAAACAGACACGACCTATCGTGATGCCATTGTAGATTGGGAGCAAACGCAAAAACTGATTTCTAAAAACGTAAAGAAAAAAGTACTCAATATTACCCAGGGATTTTTAGGCTCTGATGAAAATAACTTTACAACGACTTTAGGACGTGAAGGTTCAGATTATACGGCAGCGATTTTTGCCTATTGCCTGAATGCGGAAAGCGTTACCATCTGGAAAGATGTGCCAGGTGTTATGAATGCCGACCCGAGATATTTTGAAAATGCGACACTCCTAAACCAGATTTCATATCGCGAAGCTATAGAACTTGCCTTTTACGGAGCTACCGTCATCCACCCTAAAACATTGCAGCCGCTACAGCGAAAAGAAATCCCGTTGTTTGTAAAATCATTCCTGAATCCGTCATTGCCGGGAACCAGCGTAAGCAAAGGGGCTGATTTGGAACCGCACCTGCCTTGTTTTATCGTAAAAAAAGAACAGCTGCTTATTTCGCTTTCTTCTATAGATTTCTCATTTATCATGGAAGAAAATATCAGCGAAATTTTCGGGCTTTTGCACCAATACAAAATGAAAGTGAGCCTGATTCAGAACTCGGCAATCAGTTTCTCGGTTTGTATTGAAGACAAATTCGGTAATTTCAACGACCTGAAAAATGTGCTTTCAAAGAAATTCAAAGTTTCCTATAATGAAAATGTTTCGCTTTATACCATTCGCCATTTCAATGAAAAAGCTTCAGAAATGGTTGAAAAAGGAAAACAGGTATTGCTTAAGCAGGTGAGCAGGGAAACTATGCAGATTGTTACCAAAGAAACCACCAACTAA
- a CDS encoding UDP-2,3-diacylglucosamine diphosphatase: MADTKIYFASDQHFGAPTPELSFPREQKFVAWLDEIKKDATALFLLGDLFDFWFEYKTVVPKGFVRVLGKLAEIRDSGIPVYFFVGNHDLWMSDYFEKELNIPVYHTTKEFTFNDKHFLIGHGDGLGPGDKGYKRMKKVFTNPFSKWLFRWLHPDLGVKLAQHLSVKNKLISGAEDVRFLGEDNEWLVQYSKRKLETKHYDYFVFGHRHLPMTIKVGENATYINLGDWIGYFTYGVFDGTTFELKEYKS; the protein is encoded by the coding sequence GTGGCAGACACTAAAATATATTTTGCTTCCGACCAGCATTTTGGAGCGCCAACGCCTGAATTAAGTTTTCCAAGAGAGCAGAAATTTGTAGCCTGGCTTGATGAAATCAAAAAAGATGCAACTGCATTATTCCTATTAGGTGACTTGTTTGATTTTTGGTTTGAATACAAAACCGTAGTTCCGAAAGGATTTGTTCGCGTTTTGGGCAAATTAGCTGAAATTCGCGACAGCGGCATTCCGGTTTATTTTTTTGTAGGCAATCACGATTTATGGATGAGTGACTATTTTGAGAAAGAACTTAATATTCCTGTTTACCATACTACAAAAGAATTCACATTCAACGACAAACATTTTTTGATTGGCCACGGTGACGGATTAGGCCCCGGCGACAAGGGCTATAAAAGAATGAAAAAAGTGTTTACCAATCCTTTTTCAAAATGGCTTTTCAGATGGCTTCATCCCGATTTGGGTGTGAAACTGGCACAACATCTTTCTGTAAAAAACAAATTGATTTCCGGAGCAGAAGACGTTCGTTTTTTAGGCGAGGATAATGAATGGCTGGTACAATACTCCAAACGAAAACTGGAAACCAAACATTACGATTATTTTGTATTTGGACACCGGCATCTTCCTATGACTATAAAAGTTGGCGAAAATGCTACCTATATAAATCTGGGGGATTGGATTGGCTATTTTACCTACGGCGTATTTGACGGAACTACTTTCGAACTAAAAGAATACAAATCTTAA
- the recJ gene encoding single-stranded-DNA-specific exonuclease RecJ: MRWNLKPTPDSEKIKSLQDSLNIDELIATLLLQRGIETFEQARQFFRPKLEDLHDPYLMKDMDKAVARIEKAIEKQENILVFGDYDVDGTTAVSLVSSYLKSFYPNVDTYIPDRYDEGYGVSFKGIDYADDNGITLIIALDCGIKSIDHVAYAKEKNIDFIICDHHRPGDTLPDAVAVLDPKREDCHYPYDELCGCGIGFKLLQALAKNRNQTIDDLRPYLDLVATAIGADIVPITGENRVLAKFGLEVINSNPRPGFKAITQNLKKKNLTITDVVFILAPRINAAGRIKHGNYAVKLLTEFGIEEAEAFAKELEVFNADRKELDKQITSEALLQIIENQEEHRYSTVVYKEDWHKGVIGIVASRLIETYYRPTLVFTKSGNKLAASARSVKDFDVYNALEACSEYLLQFGGHMYAAGLTLEEAQFENFKAQFEKVISETISEELRTPEILIDAIINLNDITEKFVRILNQFEPFGPMNMMPVFMTENLRDTGYGKRIGSDESHLRLFVKQDDSEGYGAIGFGMGNKFELTQNQQPFDAVYSLEENEFNGNVSLQLRLRDIKGKE; this comes from the coding sequence ATGCGCTGGAACCTTAAACCTACACCCGATTCAGAAAAAATTAAAAGCCTGCAGGATTCCTTAAACATTGATGAACTTATTGCAACGTTGCTCCTGCAACGAGGTATTGAAACCTTTGAACAGGCCCGGCAGTTTTTCCGGCCAAAGTTAGAAGACCTGCACGACCCGTATCTCATGAAAGATATGGATAAGGCAGTGGCTCGTATTGAAAAGGCCATTGAAAAACAGGAAAATATTCTGGTTTTTGGAGATTATGATGTTGATGGTACTACGGCAGTATCATTGGTCTCTTCCTATTTGAAAAGTTTTTATCCTAATGTCGATACTTATATTCCGGACCGTTATGACGAAGGTTATGGCGTTTCTTTTAAAGGTATCGATTATGCGGATGATAATGGGATTACGCTGATTATTGCACTGGATTGTGGCATCAAGTCTATAGACCATGTAGCGTATGCCAAAGAAAAAAACATCGATTTTATCATATGCGACCACCACAGGCCGGGAGATACATTGCCGGACGCGGTTGCTGTTTTAGACCCGAAACGCGAAGATTGCCATTATCCGTATGACGAATTGTGCGGTTGCGGTATCGGTTTTAAGCTATTGCAGGCATTGGCCAAAAACAGAAACCAGACTATAGATGATTTGCGTCCGTATCTGGATTTGGTGGCAACGGCTATTGGCGCTGATATTGTTCCGATAACGGGTGAAAACAGAGTTTTGGCCAAATTCGGGTTGGAAGTTATTAATTCAAATCCACGACCGGGTTTTAAGGCAATCACCCAAAACCTCAAGAAAAAAAACCTTACCATTACGGATGTCGTTTTTATATTGGCGCCACGAATCAATGCAGCAGGCAGAATAAAACATGGCAATTATGCCGTTAAATTACTCACAGAATTCGGAATTGAAGAAGCAGAAGCCTTTGCAAAAGAACTGGAAGTTTTTAACGCTGATAGAAAAGAATTAGACAAACAGATTACTTCAGAAGCCTTACTCCAGATTATAGAAAATCAGGAAGAACACAGATATTCCACAGTGGTATACAAGGAAGACTGGCACAAAGGAGTTATTGGGATTGTGGCTTCACGCCTGATTGAAACCTATTACCGTCCGACTTTAGTATTTACCAAAAGTGGCAATAAGCTGGCCGCATCTGCCCGTTCTGTCAAAGATTTTGATGTTTACAATGCATTGGAAGCCTGTTCTGAATATTTGTTGCAGTTTGGCGGGCACATGTATGCCGCCGGATTGACTTTGGAAGAAGCACAATTCGAGAATTTTAAGGCACAGTTTGAAAAAGTGATTTCGGAAACTATTTCGGAAGAGTTAAGGACTCCTGAAATTCTGATTGATGCCATAATCAACCTGAACGATATTACCGAAAAATTTGTCCGCATTTTAAATCAATTTGAGCCTTTCGGGCCTATGAACATGATGCCGGTTTTTATGACGGAAAATTTGAGAGATACCGGTTACGGAAAAAGAATTGGCAGTGATGAAAGCCACTTGAGGCTTTTTGTAAAGCAAGACGATTCAGAAGGTTATGGTGCCATAGGATTTGGAATGGGGAATAAGTTTGAACTTACTCAAAATCAGCAACCATTCGATGCAGTCTACTCACTTGAAGAAAACGAATTTAATGGAAACGTCAGCCTGCAGCTAAGGCTTCGGGATATCAAAGGCAAAGAATAG
- the abc-f gene encoding ribosomal protection-like ABC-F family protein: MLILQNISYTHSNKEVLFSNINLTVNNHNKIAVTGSNGTGKSTLLKIIAGELQPVSGQRIIDAQPYYIPQIFGQYNHLTIAQALQIETKLSALQEILSGNVTEENYTLLDDDWTIEDRCNEALQHWQLTNLDLSQKMETLSGGQKTKVFLAGISIHQPELVLLDEPSNHLDILGRQLLYDFIQSAKSTLIVVSHDRKLLNLLDTICELSKHGIKVYGGNYEFFTAQKEIENNALNQDIQSKEKALRKAREKERETVERQQKLDSRGKGKQEKAGVAKIMMNTLRNNAENSTSKLKNVHAEKIGGISKDLQELRSSLPDMDKMRFGFDNSSLHQGKILFTATNINFTYSTQPLWNENLSFQIISGERIALKGTNGSGKTTLIKLILGSFEPQTGTVYRADNKSVYIDQDYSLLDNKLKVYEQAQQFNSSSLQEHEIKIRLNRFLFTREDWDKPCSTLSGGERMRLLLCCLTISSQSPDIILLDEPTNNLDIKNVEILTAAINEYQGTLIVVSHDEYFLEEVKVNRVIEVIRG; the protein is encoded by the coding sequence ATGCTGATTTTACAGAATATTTCCTATACACACTCCAACAAAGAGGTACTGTTCAGCAATATCAATCTGACAGTAAACAATCACAATAAAATAGCAGTAACAGGCAGTAACGGAACCGGAAAATCTACGTTGCTCAAAATTATTGCCGGCGAATTGCAGCCCGTAAGCGGACAACGAATTATTGATGCCCAACCTTATTATATTCCGCAAATATTCGGACAATACAATCATCTGACCATTGCACAGGCGCTGCAAATTGAAACCAAACTCAGTGCCCTGCAGGAAATCCTGAGTGGAAATGTTACGGAAGAAAATTACACCTTGCTGGATGATGACTGGACAATTGAAGACCGTTGTAACGAAGCTTTACAACATTGGCAGCTCACCAACCTGGACTTGTCGCAAAAAATGGAAACATTGAGTGGCGGACAAAAAACAAAAGTTTTTTTGGCAGGAATTTCAATCCATCAGCCAGAATTGGTTTTGCTGGACGAACCCAGTAACCATCTTGATATTTTGGGAAGACAGCTCTTATACGACTTTATCCAGTCTGCAAAAAGCACCTTGATTGTAGTGAGCCATGACCGGAAATTGCTAAATCTTTTAGACACGATTTGCGAACTGAGCAAACACGGAATTAAAGTATATGGCGGTAATTACGAATTTTTCACAGCCCAAAAGGAAATAGAAAACAATGCTTTGAATCAGGATATACAAAGCAAGGAAAAAGCATTGCGGAAAGCCAGAGAGAAGGAACGCGAAACAGTAGAACGACAGCAAAAATTAGACAGTCGCGGAAAGGGAAAACAGGAAAAAGCCGGCGTTGCCAAAATTATGATGAATACGCTACGAAACAATGCCGAAAACAGCACTTCAAAACTCAAAAATGTGCATGCAGAAAAGATTGGCGGCATTTCAAAAGACCTGCAGGAACTCCGTTCTTCCTTGCCCGACATGGATAAGATGCGATTTGGTTTCGACAATTCTTCTTTACATCAGGGAAAAATTTTGTTCACGGCCACAAATATCAATTTTACTTACAGCACACAACCGCTTTGGAACGAAAACCTGAGTTTTCAAATTATCAGCGGAGAACGTATTGCCTTAAAAGGAACAAACGGTTCCGGGAAAACGACTTTAATAAAATTGATTTTAGGGAGCTTTGAACCTCAAACGGGAACCGTTTACAGGGCAGACAACAAATCCGTTTATATTGACCAGGATTATTCTTTGCTTGACAACAAGCTCAAAGTTTATGAACAGGCCCAGCAATTTAATTCTTCTTCCTTGCAGGAACACGAAATAAAAATCAGGCTGAACCGCTTTTTGTTTACAAGAGAAGATTGGGATAAACCGTGCAGTACTTTAAGTGGTGGCGAAAGGATGCGCCTGTTGCTTTGCTGCCTGACCATTAGCAGTCAATCTCCGGATATTATCCTGCTGGACGAACCAACCAATAATTTAGACATCAAAAACGTGGAAATATTAACTGCCGCCATTAACGAATATCAGGGCACTCTGATAGTTGTTTCGCACGATGAATATTTTTTAGAGGAAGTTAAAGTGAATCGGGTTATTGAGGTTATTAGGGGCTGA
- a CDS encoding TerB family tellurite resistance protein — translation MSISDLFDSGFKNRNKGHFASIVRVAMENGHLSEEERHFLDKLAMQLEISSEEYAEILANPMKYPINPPYLHTQRLERLYDLSRMVYADHVLGPKQKEILTRFALALGFTPGNVHYIVDKALSLLVLGVDLDTFLFEMTHMNK, via the coding sequence ATGTCAATTTCAGATTTATTTGATAGCGGATTTAAAAATAGAAATAAAGGACATTTCGCTTCTATCGTGAGAGTTGCAATGGAAAACGGGCACTTAAGCGAGGAAGAAAGACACTTCTTGGACAAACTGGCCATGCAATTGGAGATTTCTTCTGAAGAGTATGCTGAAATTCTTGCCAATCCGATGAAATACCCAATCAATCCTCCTTACTTGCACACGCAAAGACTGGAGCGTTTGTATGACCTTTCAAGGATGGTATATGCCGACCACGTTTTAGGTCCAAAACAAAAAGAAATCCTTACCCGATTTGCTCTGGCATTAGGATTTACTCCAGGAAACGTACATTACATTGTTGACAAAGCACTTTCATTGCTTGTCCTGGGTGTAGATTTGGACACTTTCCTTTTCGAAATGACTCACATGAATAAATAA
- the fbp gene encoding class 1 fructose-bisphosphatase produces MEERNKTLGEFIIEKQEDFQYSSGELSRLINSIRLAAKVVNYKVNKAGLVDIVGAAGEQNIQGEDQQKLDVFANETFIQTLINREIVCGIASEESDDFITIKGKDECHNNKYVVLMDPLDGSSNIDVNVSVGTIFSVYRRITPIGTPVTIEDFLQPGVNQVAAGYVIYGTSTMLVYTTGRGVNGFTLNPAIGTFYLSHPNMKFPKDGKIYSINEGNYVHFPQGVKDYIKYCQLEEGDRPYTSRYIGSLVSDIHRNMIKGGIYIYPTSSKAPSGKLRLLYECNPMAFLAEQAGGKASDGFGRIMEIQPTELHQRVPFFCGSYNMVEKAEEFMRIASEK; encoded by the coding sequence ATGGAGGAACGCAATAAAACATTAGGGGAATTTATTATTGAAAAACAGGAAGATTTCCAATATTCTTCCGGAGAATTATCCAGATTAATCAACTCCATCCGATTGGCCGCTAAGGTCGTTAACTACAAAGTGAACAAGGCCGGATTGGTAGATATTGTGGGCGCTGCCGGCGAACAGAATATACAGGGAGAGGACCAGCAAAAATTGGACGTTTTTGCCAACGAAACTTTCATACAGACGCTTATCAACCGTGAAATCGTATGTGGTATTGCTTCAGAAGAAAGTGATGATTTCATTACGATTAAAGGTAAGGACGAATGCCACAATAACAAATATGTCGTATTGATGGACCCACTTGATGGTTCATCCAATATTGATGTGAATGTTTCTGTTGGAACCATTTTTTCGGTTTACAGAAGAATAACACCAATAGGGACGCCTGTAACTATAGAAGATTTTCTTCAGCCGGGTGTTAATCAGGTAGCTGCCGGATATGTAATTTATGGCACATCAACCATGCTGGTGTACACTACCGGACGTGGTGTCAACGGATTTACACTGAATCCTGCCATTGGTACTTTCTATCTTTCACACCCAAACATGAAATTTCCAAAAGACGGTAAGATTTATTCTATCAACGAAGGAAATTATGTGCACTTTCCACAAGGCGTAAAAGATTACATCAAATACTGCCAGTTAGAAGAAGGTGACAGACCGTATACTTCCCGTTATATAGGAAGTCTGGTTTCTGACATCCACAGGAATATGATTAAGGGAGGAATTTACATTTATCCGACAAGCTCTAAAGCTCCTAGCGGAAAATTACGTCTTCTGTATGAATGCAACCCGATGGCGTTCCTGGCAGAACAGGCAGGCGGTAAGGCTTCTGACGGTTTTGGAAGGATTATGGAAATCCAGCCAACAGAATTGCACCAGCGTGTTCCATTCTTTTGTGGCAGCTACAACATGGTAGAAAAGGCAGAAGAATTTATGAGAATAGCAAGCGAAAAATAA
- a CDS encoding HupE/UreJ family protein: MSEFWIYFNTGLRHVLDINAYDHVLFLIALTIPYAFKDWKRVLLLVTLFTVGHTMSLLLSVYGFVQIKVNLVEFLIPITILITAVFHLFTAGKNSKKESISFIAIVTLFFGIIHGLGFSNYFNTILPGNSSDKLLPLLEFALGIEAAQIIVVLIVLILSYIVQTVFRFSKRDWTLVMSSFVIGVVIPMVIESEIWGR; the protein is encoded by the coding sequence ATGTCTGAGTTTTGGATTTACTTCAACACAGGATTACGTCATGTTTTAGACATCAACGCCTACGACCATGTCTTGTTTTTAATCGCATTGACAATTCCTTATGCTTTTAAGGACTGGAAAAGAGTATTGCTTCTGGTCACTCTTTTTACTGTGGGGCATACCATGTCATTATTGCTTTCTGTATATGGCTTTGTACAAATCAAGGTCAATCTTGTTGAGTTTCTAATTCCAATCACCATATTAATCACGGCCGTTTTCCATCTTTTTACTGCCGGAAAAAATTCAAAAAAGGAAAGTATCAGCTTTATCGCTATCGTAACGCTTTTCTTCGGAATCATTCACGGATTGGGATTCTCAAATTATTTCAACACCATCCTTCCGGGAAATTCTTCTGACAAATTGCTTCCGTTACTGGAATTTGCATTAGGTATTGAAGCCGCACAGATTATTGTGGTTCTTATCGTGCTGATTCTGTCCTACATTGTACAGACTGTTTTCCGTTTTTCCAAACGCGACTGGACGCTCGTCATGTCTTCTTTTGTTATAGGTGTCGTTATCCCGATGGTTATTGAAAGTGAAATCTGGGGAAGGTAA
- a CDS encoding NAD(P)H-dependent oxidoreductase, with translation MKKIFIINGGQKFGHSGGRFNETIAQETFNFFKNNPHFEVRMTNINDNYNPAEEVEKFVWADVVIYHTPIWWFQLPHTFKQYIDVVFTEGHATGIYHSDGRSSTNPTVNYGTGGMLHGRKYMLTTSWNAPKEAFTLPDEFFQQKNVDEGVMFGFHRMNAFTGMVPLEGIHFHDIEKNADVERDIALYNEHLNNIFLN, from the coding sequence ATGAAAAAGATATTTATAATCAATGGCGGTCAAAAATTTGGCCATTCCGGTGGTAGATTCAACGAAACTATTGCACAGGAAACCTTTAATTTTTTTAAAAACAATCCCCATTTTGAAGTGCGTATGACCAATATCAACGACAACTATAACCCAGCCGAAGAAGTAGAGAAATTTGTCTGGGCCGATGTTGTCATCTACCACACTCCTATCTGGTGGTTCCAGCTTCCACACACTTTTAAGCAATACATCGATGTTGTATTTACAGAAGGCCATGCTACCGGAATTTACCATAGCGACGGCCGTTCTTCAACAAATCCAACTGTCAATTATGGAACTGGCGGAATGCTTCATGGCAGAAAGTACATGCTCACCACTTCCTGGAACGCTCCAAAAGAAGCCTTTACACTTCCTGACGAATTTTTCCAGCAGAAAAATGTAGATGAAGGTGTTATGTTTGGTTTCCACCGCATGAATGCTTTTACAGGAATGGTTCCTTTGGAAGGCATACATTTTCACGACATCGAAAAAAATGCCGACGTAGAAAGGGACATCGCATTGTATAATGAACACCTGAACAACATCTTTTTAAACTAA